Proteins encoded by one window of Clostridium perfringens:
- a CDS encoding phosphatidylglycerol lysyltransferase domain-containing protein, with protein MWDSLKKSYRHLKNILGFVTDKRNYENIKKLLKNYKILSDISNIIVSVLVFLSGILLIISGIYPSIFYKIKFLDNIYSLSFLRFSHRASVLIGLMLIMTSKEVFFKVKRAYYVTLTLLIVGGAFAFVKDLDYKEGIFILGVIILLILSKKSFYRKSIPIKVTKLSGILLVLSIVMIIFASFIHKFNIHFSKNYKYYVDFFHSTKGYLRIALFTYIAFIIFVIIWYLTMPKIEDDERYMDADLEKVSKFFKEIDYGTIFSHLVYLKDKKVFWANEGESLIMYSKYKDKIIVLGDPIATKENLYSCIEEFQAFTNLYGYDVVFYEIEEKNFSTYHDAGYYFFKLGEEARIDLEEFNLIGSKKSAFRNTLRRVEREGYSFSIIEPPFNNEVVSQLKEISDKWLGDRKEKGFSLGWFSEDYIQRSPIAILKNEEENKIMGFVTIMDANDGGETVAIDLMRIDKNAPNASMDYLMLNLFLTFKEKGYKYFSLGEAPLSNVGFNTHSHLQEKLARLVYNSGNIFYSFDGLRRYKSKFSPIWQPRYLAYPKFMSLPEVFINLCLLIANSKERVEKK; from the coding sequence ATGTGGGATTCACTAAAAAAAAGTTATAGACATTTAAAAAATATTTTAGGATTTGTTACTGATAAAAGAAATTATGAAAATATAAAGAAGCTTTTAAAAAACTACAAAATATTAAGTGATATATCAAATATAATAGTATCAGTTTTAGTATTTTTAAGTGGTATTCTTTTAATAATTTCAGGGATTTATCCTAGTATATTTTATAAGATAAAATTTTTAGACAATATATATAGTTTATCTTTTTTAAGGTTTTCACATAGAGCTTCAGTATTAATTGGATTAATGTTAATAATGACCTCTAAGGAAGTTTTCTTTAAGGTAAAAAGAGCTTATTATGTTACATTAACATTGCTTATAGTAGGAGGAGCCTTTGCCTTTGTAAAAGATTTAGATTACAAAGAAGGAATTTTTATTTTAGGAGTAATAATACTTCTAATATTATCAAAAAAGAGTTTTTACAGAAAAAGTATCCCTATTAAGGTTACTAAATTAAGTGGTATATTATTAGTTCTTTCAATTGTAATGATTATCTTTGCAAGCTTTATACATAAATTTAACATACATTTTAGTAAGAATTATAAGTACTATGTAGACTTCTTCCATAGCACAAAGGGGTATTTAAGAATAGCATTATTCACTTATATAGCCTTTATAATATTTGTGATAATATGGTATTTAACAATGCCTAAAATAGAAGATGACGAAAGGTATATGGATGCTGATTTAGAAAAGGTATCAAAATTCTTTAAAGAAATAGATTATGGAACAATATTCTCCCATTTAGTTTATTTAAAGGATAAAAAGGTCTTTTGGGCTAATGAAGGAGAGTCCTTAATAATGTATAGCAAGTACAAAGATAAGATAATAGTTTTAGGAGATCCTATAGCCACTAAGGAAAATCTATATAGTTGTATAGAAGAGTTTCAAGCTTTTACAAATTTATATGGATATGATGTTGTTTTTTATGAAATAGAAGAAAAAAACTTTTCTACCTATCATGATGCAGGTTATTATTTCTTTAAGTTAGGAGAAGAGGCAAGAATAGATTTAGAAGAATTTAATTTGATTGGTTCTAAAAAGAGTGCCTTTAGAAATACCTTAAGAAGAGTTGAAAGGGAAGGATATAGTTTTAGTATTATAGAGCCTCCTTTTAATAATGAGGTAGTAAGTCAATTGAAGGAAATATCCGATAAATGGTTAGGTGACAGAAAGGAGAAGGGATTTTCTTTAGGATGGTTTAGTGAGGATTATATACAAAGATCGCCTATAGCTATTTTAAAAAATGAAGAAGAAAATAAGATTATGGGCTTTGTAACAATAATGGATGCTAATGATGGAGGGGAGACAGTAGCAATAGATTTAATGAGAATAGATAAAAATGCTCCTAATGCCTCTATGGATTACTTAATGCTTAATTTATTCTTAACATTTAAAGAAAAAGGATATAAATATTTTAGCTTAGGAGAAGCACCATTATCCAATGTAGGATTTAACACTCATTCACATTTACAAGAAAAGCTTGCAAGGTTAGTTTATAATAGTGGTAATATATTCTATAGTTTTGATGGGCTAAGAAGATATAAGTCAAAGTTTTCTCCAATTTGGCAACCTAGATATTTAGCATATCCTAAGTTTATGTCCTTACCAGAGGTGTTTATTAACTTATGTTTATTAATAGCTAATTCAAAGGAAAGAGTAGAGAAAAAATAA
- a CDS encoding threonine/serine exporter family protein, which yields MNLIINSIYAFFSSLGFGIIFNIKGKNLFFSSLCGGLGWFVYLFSSSFISTNESFNYFLAAIFIALFSEISARVLKAPVLVFLVCGIIPLVPGGGMFYTMLETLKGNIDKALSLGCNTLMLAGSIATGIVLVSSFTKLYFSIKRLINSKIKSTENNNYLNKSI from the coding sequence ATGAACCTAATAATAAACTCAATATATGCATTTTTTAGTTCTTTAGGTTTTGGAATAATATTTAATATAAAAGGTAAAAACTTATTTTTCTCTTCCCTATGCGGCGGTTTAGGATGGTTTGTTTATCTTTTTTCCTCAAGTTTTATTAGCACAAATGAAAGCTTTAATTATTTTTTAGCTGCTATTTTCATAGCCCTATTCTCTGAGATTTCAGCTAGGGTATTAAAAGCTCCTGTATTAGTATTTTTAGTTTGTGGAATAATTCCTCTAGTTCCTGGAGGAGGCATGTTCTATACAATGCTAGAAACCTTAAAAGGAAATATAGATAAGGCTTTATCCTTAGGATGCAATACACTAATGTTAGCTGGTTCCATAGCTACTGGAATTGTTTTAGTTTCATCTTTTACTAAGCTATATTTTTCTATAAAAAGACTTATTAATAGTAAAATTAAAAGTACTGAAAATAATAACTATTTAAATAAAAGTATTTAG
- a CDS encoding threonine/serine exporter family protein has protein sequence MDFNRIINFSTELGTLMLENGAETYRVEETMSRICLAYGIEKVDVFVIPTNIIITIKTYKNAISRTRRVTSRTINLDKIAKLNNLSREVAFNKVSIEDAEKKLSSIADEKEYPLKIKILGYLISASTFTLLFGGNLKDSLVSGFIGIVLCLLAYFFNILKTNNFFVNIISGALASLLAFLAVRFNIAPNLNEIIIGSLMPLVPGLAITNSLRDIIAGDLVAGSAKFIEAFLIAVGIAIGSASILSILINHYGGMAI, from the coding sequence ATGGATTTTAATAGAATTATCAATTTCTCAACTGAACTTGGTACTCTAATGCTTGAAAATGGCGCTGAAACGTATAGAGTTGAAGAAACCATGAGCAGAATCTGTTTGGCTTATGGAATAGAAAAAGTTGATGTTTTTGTAATTCCTACAAACATAATAATAACAATAAAAACATATAAAAATGCAATTTCTAGAACTAGAAGGGTAACAAGTAGAACTATTAATTTAGATAAAATAGCTAAATTAAACAACCTTTCAAGAGAGGTTGCCTTTAATAAAGTTTCTATTGAAGATGCTGAAAAAAAGCTAAGTAGTATAGCTGATGAAAAAGAATATCCTCTTAAAATAAAAATATTAGGATATTTAATTTCAGCTTCAACATTTACTCTACTTTTTGGAGGTAATTTAAAGGATTCTTTAGTCTCAGGTTTTATAGGAATAGTTCTTTGTCTTCTTGCATACTTTTTTAATATTTTAAAGACAAATAATTTCTTTGTAAATATAATATCTGGAGCTTTGGCATCATTGCTAGCTTTTCTTGCAGTAAGATTTAATATTGCTCCTAATCTAAATGAAATAATAATAGGTTCTTTAATGCCCTTAGTACCTGGACTTGCTATAACTAACTCACTTCGTGATATAATAGCTGGTGATTTAGTTGCTGGAAGTGCTAAATTTATTGAAGCCTTTTTAATAGCTGTAGGAATTGCTATTGGAAGTGCTAGTATTTTATCTATATTAATAAATCACTATGGGGGTATGGCTATATGA
- the glgB gene encoding 1,4-alpha-glucan branching protein GlgB translates to MGGKEMRNCKELKHEKNGNVTEKVGKNKGKSKKVSKDESLLSFDLFLEGKEHSAYKFMGAHFITENRKRGVRFTTWAPRASKIYVIGDFNNWELKEEYSMKKINERGIWSLFLPKLEEGIKYKFAVVNECGNNTVYKADPYAFKSELRPNTASVLTKIKSFRWGDKRWLNKREKEGLDNKPMNIYELHLGSWKRKDGEFMTYEEISEVLVEYIKEMGYTHVEFMPINEHPLDASWGYQGVGYYSVTSRYGDLNGLKALINKLHKNNIGVLLDWVPSHFCKDEHGLFMFDGSPTYEYEAWWKANNEGWGTCNFDLGRPEVKSFLFSNAMYWINEFHIDGLRVDAVSNMLYLDYGREYGEWEPNIYGGNGNLEAIAFLKELNTIIKKEGKGAITVAEESTSWEGITKPVEEDGLGFDYKWNMGWMNDTLSYIELDPIYRKYHHNKMNFSMMYNYSEKFILPISHDEVVHGKKSLINKMWGDDWKKYAGLRLYASFMMGHPGKKLMFMGCEFGQFVEWREWEELQWNVIEEFDIHRKTKEYFKALNHFYLENSSLWSLDYEEEGFKWIDADNSEESVLSFIRIGKNKKEKLIFICNFTPEVYYDFKVGVPGLGEYVEVFNSDSLEFGGAGNIMGDSILKATEESFKDFDYSISVKVPPLGTLVLKVK, encoded by the coding sequence ATGGGGGGAAAAGAGATGAGAAATTGTAAAGAACTTAAGCATGAGAAAAATGGTAACGTTACCGAAAAAGTGGGGAAAAACAAAGGAAAAAGCAAAAAAGTGTCTAAAGATGAAAGCTTATTAAGCTTTGATTTGTTTTTAGAGGGAAAAGAACATTCAGCTTATAAGTTTATGGGAGCTCATTTTATAACTGAAAATAGAAAAAGGGGTGTAAGATTTACTACTTGGGCTCCAAGGGCTAGCAAAATATATGTTATAGGTGATTTTAATAATTGGGAATTAAAAGAAGAATACTCCATGAAAAAAATTAATGAAAGAGGAATATGGAGTTTATTTCTTCCTAAATTAGAAGAGGGTATAAAGTATAAATTTGCAGTAGTAAATGAATGTGGAAATAATACAGTATATAAGGCTGACCCATATGCATTTAAATCAGAATTAAGACCTAATACAGCCTCTGTACTTACTAAAATTAAGAGTTTTAGATGGGGAGATAAGAGATGGCTTAATAAAAGAGAAAAAGAAGGTTTAGATAATAAACCTATGAATATATATGAACTTCATTTAGGGTCTTGGAAGAGAAAAGATGGAGAGTTTATGACCTATGAAGAAATAAGCGAAGTACTAGTAGAATATATAAAAGAGATGGGATACACCCATGTTGAGTTTATGCCTATAAATGAACATCCCTTAGATGCTTCTTGGGGATATCAAGGCGTAGGGTATTACTCAGTTACAAGTAGATATGGAGATTTAAATGGATTAAAGGCTCTTATAAATAAACTTCATAAAAATAATATTGGAGTATTACTAGATTGGGTACCTAGCCATTTTTGCAAGGATGAGCATGGATTATTTATGTTTGATGGGTCACCAACCTATGAATATGAAGCTTGGTGGAAGGCTAATAATGAAGGATGGGGAACTTGTAATTTTGATTTAGGAAGACCAGAGGTTAAATCCTTTTTATTTTCCAATGCTATGTACTGGATAAATGAATTTCATATAGATGGATTAAGAGTAGATGCGGTATCTAATATGCTTTATTTAGATTATGGAAGAGAATATGGAGAATGGGAGCCAAATATCTATGGAGGAAATGGAAACCTTGAAGCTATTGCCTTTTTAAAAGAACTAAATACAATTATAAAAAAAGAAGGAAAAGGAGCAATTACAGTAGCTGAAGAATCAACCTCATGGGAAGGAATTACTAAACCTGTTGAAGAGGATGGATTAGGATTTGATTATAAATGGAATATGGGATGGATGAATGATACCTTAAGTTATATTGAGTTAGATCCAATATACAGAAAGTATCATCACAATAAAATGAACTTTTCAATGATGTACAATTATTCAGAAAAGTTTATTCTACCAATTTCACATGATGAGGTTGTTCATGGCAAGAAATCCCTTATAAATAAAATGTGGGGAGATGATTGGAAAAAGTATGCAGGGCTAAGACTTTATGCTTCTTTTATGATGGGACACCCAGGGAAAAAATTAATGTTTATGGGCTGTGAATTTGGTCAGTTCGTTGAATGGAGAGAATGGGAAGAACTTCAATGGAATGTTATTGAAGAATTTGATATACACAGAAAAACCAAGGAGTATTTTAAAGCATTAAATCATTTTTATTTAGAGAATAGTTCTTTATGGTCACTTGATTATGAAGAAGAAGGCTTTAAATGGATTGATGCTGATAATTCAGAAGAAAGTGTACTTTCATTTATAAGAATTGGAAAGAATAAAAAGGAAAAATTAATATTTATATGTAATTTTACTCCAGAGGTTTATTATGATTTTAAAGTAGGGGTTCCAGGACTTGGAGAATATGTTGAAGTCTTTAATTCAGATTCCTTAGAATTTGGTGGAGCAGGAAATATTATGGGAGATAGTATTTTAAAAGCCACAGAGGAAAGTTTTAAGGATTTTGATTATTCAATAAGTGTTAAGGTACCTCCATTAGGAACGTTAGTTTTAAAAGTAAAATAA
- the pulA gene encoding type I pullulanase translates to MFDSVKRKLVCYDDNEYYIEISPLTNTIRATLCCKGAIEAYLVGDFNNWEKSENFKLNWGLDTNDGRVKMIKDIPFPCGLKKGEYKYGYIIITLDGKEIYVDNLNEEKNDFYFLWEPFEESLEIKSSRDFVSTRYPVELIAVKNSFYGNITIEEAVLSIENSLKGVTLENGFLKINEEVAPGTKIIVKAYDSLNDMTAYKEIEVREEGEKGTFVQFLKNDGLYYGENFSWNIWGFGENSSGKEFNLNIKTDLGVGTFVDEEKFIVRKRTWGCNWVNDWNEQTYTFYLGKEDRNLFCIYENNKILTSLKTAIEEITPKIQVALMDHKNTIKAYLSHKPLIGVKYGLYINGIKAKGVSTLVRENEKEVLITNLPSDIDPSDLLEVRASSMFSSCKVIVRDYLNDYYYGGNDLGVRFSEENISLRLWAPTAKKVELLIYEDYKSLRENPLRKYDMNREKENGTHLIKVPRKENEGKYYLYRLYFNDLSKEGKHVNKITYAVDPYAVSVGVNGEKGALVDLFSKECVPEGWNKYNKPKLINKEDSIIYEMHIRDFTINENSGVSESLRGKFLGAVEEGTFYINKENGNKVKTGLDHLKELGITHVHLLPVFDFASVNEEITKDENNRNWGYDPKNFNAIEGSYSTDPYTPSRRIIEFREMIKKFHDNGIRVVLDMVYNHMYETSNMDNIVPSYYFRSDKLGKYTNGSGCGNEMASEKPMVRKFILDSILHWIKNYHIDGLRFDLMELIDLDTMKEIVKRSEEIDEKILIYGEPWKGGDSPLSNGTYKGSQKGLGFSIFNDDFRNALRGNNDPSNGFINGEQHNKNKAWQVIEGIKGSINSITYKPMESINYLEAHDNYTLWDQIVKSQNHSVEKGHYRDFNEENILDNFYVKEDLLGASILFTSQGIPFIQSGAEILRSKDGDHNSYKSPDSINALNWAEKEKYIDVFNYYKDLIILRKNHSAFRMKNPEDIIENLEVYFYDNNDTSGVIIAYYKNNANEDLWKDIVVIYNGTTIDDYNVISSMPKSSNGFWNIAVKNGVVNQFGIERVSEDEIPKIKSHSMMILYDE, encoded by the coding sequence ATGTTTGATTCTGTAAAAAGAAAACTTGTTTGTTATGATGATAATGAATACTACATAGAGATTAGTCCTTTAACTAATACCATAAGAGCAACCTTATGCTGTAAGGGGGCAATTGAGGCTTATTTAGTTGGAGATTTTAACAATTGGGAAAAAAGCGAAAATTTTAAGCTTAATTGGGGATTGGATACTAATGATGGTAGAGTAAAAATGATTAAAGATATTCCCTTTCCTTGTGGACTAAAGAAGGGAGAGTATAAGTATGGATATATAATTATTACTCTAGATGGAAAAGAAATATATGTAGATAACTTAAATGAAGAGAAAAATGATTTTTATTTCCTTTGGGAGCCCTTTGAAGAATCCTTAGAAATAAAAAGTTCAAGAGATTTTGTATCTACTAGATACCCAGTTGAATTAATAGCTGTTAAAAATTCATTTTATGGAAATATAACCATTGAAGAGGCGGTTCTTTCCATAGAGAACTCTTTAAAGGGAGTAACTTTAGAAAATGGTTTTTTAAAGATCAATGAGGAAGTAGCCCCTGGCACTAAAATTATAGTAAAGGCCTATGATTCTTTAAATGACATGACAGCTTATAAGGAAATTGAGGTTAGAGAAGAAGGGGAAAAAGGGACTTTTGTACAATTTTTAAAGAATGATGGATTATATTATGGAGAAAATTTCAGCTGGAATATTTGGGGCTTTGGAGAGAATAGCTCAGGTAAAGAATTTAATTTAAATATTAAAACAGATTTAGGTGTAGGAACTTTTGTAGATGAAGAGAAATTTATAGTAAGAAAGAGAACTTGGGGATGTAACTGGGTAAATGATTGGAATGAGCAGACATATACTTTTTATTTAGGTAAGGAAGATAGGAATTTATTTTGCATATATGAAAATAATAAGATATTAACTTCTTTAAAGACTGCCATAGAAGAAATTACTCCTAAAATACAAGTTGCCTTAATGGATCATAAAAATACTATAAAGGCATATCTTTCCCATAAGCCTTTAATTGGAGTTAAGTATGGATTGTATATAAACGGAATAAAGGCTAAGGGAGTTTCAACCCTAGTTAGAGAAAATGAAAAAGAAGTTTTAATAACTAATCTTCCAAGTGATATAGATCCATCAGATTTATTAGAAGTAAGAGCTTCTAGTATGTTTTCAAGTTGCAAAGTAATAGTAAGAGATTATTTAAATGATTATTATTATGGAGGAAATGACCTAGGTGTAAGATTTAGTGAAGAAAATATAAGCTTAAGGTTGTGGGCACCTACTGCTAAAAAAGTAGAATTATTAATATATGAAGATTATAAATCTCTAAGGGAAAATCCTTTAAGAAAATATGATATGAATAGGGAAAAAGAAAATGGAACTCATTTAATTAAAGTACCAAGAAAAGAAAATGAGGGTAAATATTATTTATATAGATTATACTTTAATGATTTAAGCAAAGAAGGTAAACATGTAAATAAGATAACCTATGCTGTAGATCCCTATGCTGTTTCAGTAGGAGTAAATGGAGAAAAGGGAGCTTTAGTAGATTTATTTAGTAAAGAGTGTGTACCAGAAGGATGGAATAAATATAATAAACCTAAGTTAATAAATAAAGAAGATTCAATAATTTATGAGATGCACATTAGAGATTTTACCATAAATGAAAATTCAGGAGTTTCTGAAAGCTTAAGAGGAAAATTTTTAGGGGCAGTTGAAGAGGGAACTTTCTATATTAATAAAGAAAATGGAAATAAGGTTAAGACAGGATTAGATCATTTAAAGGAATTAGGGATAACCCATGTTCACTTGCTTCCAGTCTTTGATTTTGCTTCTGTTAATGAAGAAATAACCAAGGATGAAAATAATAGAAATTGGGGATATGATCCTAAAAACTTTAATGCCATAGAAGGAAGTTATTCAACAGACCCATATACACCTTCAAGAAGAATAATAGAGTTTAGAGAGATGATAAAAAAGTTTCATGATAATGGAATAAGAGTTGTATTAGACATGGTTTATAATCATATGTATGAAACTAGTAATATGGATAATATAGTTCCTTCATATTACTTTAGAAGTGATAAATTAGGAAAATATACAAATGGATCTGGCTGTGGAAATGAAATGGCCTCTGAAAAGCCTATGGTTAGGAAATTTATTTTAGATTCCATATTACATTGGATTAAAAATTATCATATAGATGGATTAAGATTTGACTTAATGGAACTTATAGACTTAGATACAATGAAGGAAATAGTGAAGAGAAGTGAAGAGATTGATGAAAAAATACTTATTTATGGGGAGCCTTGGAAAGGTGGAGATTCTCCTTTAAGTAATGGAACTTACAAGGGAAGTCAAAAAGGTCTTGGATTTTCCATATTTAATGATGATTTTAGAAATGCTCTAAGAGGAAATAATGACCCATCTAATGGATTTATAAATGGAGAACAGCACAATAAAAATAAAGCTTGGCAAGTTATAGAAGGAATTAAGGGGTCCATAAATTCAATAACCTATAAACCTATGGAAAGTATAAATTATTTAGAAGCACATGATAACTATACCCTATGGGATCAAATAGTAAAAAGTCAGAATCATAGTGTGGAAAAGGGACATTATAGAGATTTTAATGAAGAAAATATATTAGATAATTTTTATGTTAAGGAAGATTTACTAGGAGCTTCTATATTATTTACTTCTCAAGGAATTCCCTTTATTCAATCTGGAGCTGAAATTTTAAGATCTAAAGATGGAGATCATAATAGCTATAAGAGTCCAGATAGTATAAATGCTTTAAATTGGGCAGAGAAAGAAAAGTATATTGATGTTTTTAATTATTATAAAGACTTAATAATTTTAAGAAAAAATCACAGTGCTTTTAGAATGAAAAATCCAGAGGATATAATAGAAAATTTAGAAGTTTATTTTTATGACAATAATGATACTAGCGGAGTAATAATAGCTTACTATAAAAATAATGCTAATGAAGATTTATGGAAAGATATAGTGGTAATATATAATGGAACTACCATTGATGATTATAATGTAATTTCTTCTATGCCTAAATCAAGTAATGGCTTTTGGAATATTGCAGTTAAAAATGGGGTTGTAAATCAGTTTGGTATAGAAAGAGTGAGTGAGGATGAAATTCCTAAAATAAAATCTCATTCTATGATGATCCTTTATGATGAATAA